The Filimonas lacunae genomic sequence ACCCAGGTCGGCATAAAAACGTGGCTCCCTGTCAAAGTTCAGACGGGCAGTAGTATAATTTTCTCCTATATAAAACCGCTCGTCGTGTGTGCCTATGCGCAACTGTGACAGATTGCTAAAGTCCAGCGTTTTATCCTCATTAATAGGCACTCCGTTTTTAGTATAAAACAGCTGCGCCATTTTTAAAGGAGCCGCAAACTGCCCGTACGACAACTTGGAATTGCCGCCCGACACTAGCACACCCATGCAAATAGCCTGTAATTCCCAGGCCAGGCTATTGCTTAAGCCCCATACCCTTTCGCTGTTCCATCTTTCGGTAATAGCATTACGTATGCTCATTTGCCGCTTAGTGGTATCCGATAATGTCATAGCTGCCCCCGGAAACTCATACAACTTCATCCCTACACCTTCACAAGCATCTACTGCTGCCTTACAGGCACTGGCTGCCAGCTGCCATTTAGCAGCACTGTAGGTGGCAGAAAACATGCTGGCTCCATCTTTATTTTTAAATCCGGCATAATCGGCATTACCATTAAACAAAGGGCTGGCAGCCATTACCAGCAGTTTAGCTTTCACAGATAAAGCAATAGGTTTGGTAACACGGCCTAATTCATTAGCGGTTTCGGTAATCATATCCGGTAGCTTTACGGCGGCACTGTCCAGCAGATTACTGATATAGGTTACACACGAATCAAAAGGCACACGGCTTACCTTTACTTCATCAGGCGAAGCATATACCGGGATATTTTTATCGGTAACAGGTATAGGGCCATACATGCGCAATAACACGTAATGATAATAAGCCTTTAAAAATTGCACCTCCCCTATCCAGCGCATTCTTTCATCCAGGGTAAGATCAGGTACCTTACTCAGGTCTGTAACATTCTCCAGGAATGTATTACATACACGAATAGCCTTGGGAATATTATCCCATTGATTTTGCCAGGGGTTGTTTACGTTCTGGTTACCCAACGCTATATACCACGAAGTAGCGCCACTGATAGTACCCAGCTGTGTTTTGGGCAACCATATTTCATCACCGCCGGTAAAACCAATATTACCCGTGGCCGTGCCATCTTGTGGCAGGTACGAATAACAGGTAAACAAATACTTTTCTGCTTCAATGCGCAAAGCAAAAGCGTTATCAATAGTGGCTACATTATCAGGCACCACATTCAGGTATTTTTTACAGGAGGAAAAAAATACCTGCACCAGCAACAGCAAAGTGGTTATAGCAATTATTTTATGTTTCATAACAATTCTATTTATAGATAAACAAGGGGAAGTGGTGCTATAATGCCATGTTTACACCAATGTTAAACACACGCTGCAAAGGATACCCCAGGCCATTACCCCCCATTTCCACATCCCATAATTTAAAGGAAGAAAACGTATACAGGTTGCTGCCATTGGCATAAATGCGGGTAGCGCCAATGCCCCATTTACGCAACACGTGCTGCGGCACATTAAAACCAACTTCCACTGTTTTCAGGCGTAAAAACTTACCATTACGCAGCCACCAGCTGGAAGTTTGATTGTTATTAGCTACAAAAAAATTACTGAGCCTTGGCCACAACGCATAGCTATTGCGATTGTCTTCACTCCAGTGGTTTTTAGCCAGCACATCCAGCAAGCCATTTTGCGCGCCGCCATTAATTACAAAAGGAGAAATGTTTTCAGGATTGATAAAGAAAGAAGAACGGGCCGATCCCTGGAAAAAAGCGCTGATATCCAAAGCCCCATGCCCTACCGAAAACCCAAAGCCATATACTATTTCAGGCGTAGTAGGATAACCCAGCGGTATTACATCATTGCTGGTAATGCGGCCATCTTTATCCATATCATGATACTTCAAATCGCCCCCCATCACCTTTTGCACACTGCTAAAGCTT encodes the following:
- a CDS encoding RagB/SusD family nutrient uptake outer membrane protein — encoded protein: MKHKIIAITTLLLLVQVFFSSCKKYLNVVPDNVATIDNAFALRIEAEKYLFTCYSYLPQDGTATGNIGFTGGDEIWLPKTQLGTISGATSWYIALGNQNVNNPWQNQWDNIPKAIRVCNTFLENVTDLSKVPDLTLDERMRWIGEVQFLKAYYHYVLLRMYGPIPVTDKNIPVYASPDEVKVSRVPFDSCVTYISNLLDSAAVKLPDMITETANELGRVTKPIALSVKAKLLVMAASPLFNGNADYAGFKNKDGASMFSATYSAAKWQLAASACKAAVDACEGVGMKLYEFPGAAMTLSDTTKRQMSIRNAITERWNSERVWGLSNSLAWELQAICMGVLVSGGNSKLSYGQFAAPLKMAQLFYTKNGVPINEDKTLDFSNLSQLRIGTHDERFYIGENYTTARLNFDREPRFYADLGFDGGVWYMYNSPTGTDEGTYVMQAKFTQFGNNGTEGFYNETGYFIKKLVDWNFSATNSASSVRFYEWPEVRLADLYLLYAEALNEANGAPVAEEFTYLNKIRARAGIPAIEEAWTNFSNNPTKFTTKEGMRAIIKQERGIELAFEGSRFWDLRRWKDAVQLLNQPITGWSIYQSTALSYYQPRAVYQQQFVAPRDYLWPIKQYNFTVNPNLVQNPGW